A stretch of Penaeus vannamei isolate JL-2024 chromosome 18, ASM4276789v1, whole genome shotgun sequence DNA encodes these proteins:
- the Pfdn4 gene encoding prefoldin subunit 4 has translation MATVAKDSDVHITYDDQQKINKFARCNARHGDVKEELKMKENELQNLQDAEDEIMIALDGDEKVPYMVGEVFIMKSQDEAQEAIAAQREVLQEEIAGLNTRAGELQETMTQLKGDLYGKFGNNINLEPEEE, from the exons ATGGCGACTGTGGCGAAG GACTCAGATGTACACATCACGTACGATGaccaacagaaaataaacaaatttgCACGGTGCAATGCTCGCCATGGAGACGTAAAGGAGGAACTTAAAATGAAAGAG aaTGAATTACAGAATTTACAAGATGCTGAAGATGAAATTATGATCGCATTAGATGGTGATGAGAAGGTTCCTTATATGGTGGGTGAGGTGTTCATTATGAAATCCCAA GATGAAGCCCAGGAGGCCATAGCTGCACAGCGGGAGGTCCTCCAGGAGGAGATTGCAGGTCTCAACACCCGAGCAGGAGAGCTTCAGGAGACCATGACACAGCTCAAAGGCGACTTGTATGGAAAATTTGGCAATAATATCAATCTTGAACCGGAAGAAGAATAA